The Acidobacteriota bacterium genome has a window encoding:
- a CDS encoding reverse transcriptase family protein codes for MLNIESRRDLSYSIGLSVAELKALAGKTGGYYSPFQDKSGRKPRLIDCPIEPLSEVQKAVYRAFLRDLRYPDHLFGGIRGRSPLANASVHLGKREVLRIDIRKYFPNVTHKQVYRALVRLGCSPDVASLLTKLTTWRGRLPQGASTSMPLANLILLGTDRAILRCAAESGLTYTRYVDDLVFSGDEVRGIINPVIDLIQKAGFAVGRNKIEVMSQGGVQEVTGYRVNSKKGPVKGHLYRDRLRAQIHGLEALRSAPELFQVEVDCIRGRLQHFSQTNPQAAESLRGRLDSLVELDKVTSGSVPPKKKRRRGMPLSVWRRQFRQTV; via the coding sequence ATGCTAAATATCGAGTCAAGGAGAGATCTGAGCTACTCTATCGGGCTGAGCGTTGCAGAGCTAAAAGCTCTTGCTGGAAAGACGGGTGGTTACTACTCTCCGTTTCAGGATAAGAGCGGCAGAAAGCCGCGTTTGATTGACTGCCCGATAGAACCACTTTCTGAGGTGCAAAAGGCTGTTTATCGAGCCTTTCTCCGGGACCTACGCTATCCAGACCATCTCTTTGGCGGTATTCGTGGTCGGTCACCTCTTGCGAATGCCAGTGTCCATCTTGGGAAGAGAGAAGTCCTAAGGATCGACATCAGGAAATATTTCCCGAATGTTACTCATAAGCAGGTATATAGAGCGCTTGTTCGCTTGGGATGCAGTCCTGACGTGGCGAGCTTGTTGACCAAGTTGACGACCTGGCGGGGACGTCTTCCGCAGGGAGCTTCTACCAGCATGCCGCTGGCAAATCTTATCCTTTTAGGAACTGATCGGGCAATTCTCCGATGCGCCGCTGAGAGCGGATTGACATATACAAGGTATGTGGATGACCTCGTGTTTTCCGGTGATGAGGTGCGAGGTATCATCAATCCTGTCATCGATCTCATACAGAAGGCTGGGTTCGCAGTTGGAAGAAACAAGATTGAGGTCATGTCTCAAGGCGGAGTGCAGGAAGTGACTGGTTATCGAGTCAATTCCAAAAAAGGGCCTGTCAAGGGGCATTTATATCGCGACCGATTGAGGGCCCAGATTCATGGATTGGAAGCACTTCGCAGCGCACCAGAGCTCTTCCAGGTGGAGGTAGATTGCATTAGAGGGCGTCTACAGCATTTCTCACAGACGAACCCTCAGGCTGCTGAGTCGTTAAGGGGGCGGTTGGATAGTCTTGTTGAGCTAGACAAGGTAACCTCCGGATCGGTGCCTCCTAAGAAGAAAAGAAGGAGAGGGATGCCGCTCTCGGTTTGGCGTCGGCAATTCCGCCAAACGGTTTAG
- a CDS encoding IS4 family transposase, whose product MAHHSTVFAQLLKIFPRHEFRAAAQRHHRGRRLRAISRWDQFLALVMAQLTGRVSLRDLVANFNAQSHKLYHLGARPIARSSLARLNQHQPAQLFEEIFRRLLARTQAKAPGHRFRFKGKLISLDASMVELTASLFPWARYQATKGAIKLHIGLDHDGHLPVFVRITEGREHELHWAKSLQLPAGSVVVFDRGFFDFDFFNQLSQKDIRFVTRLKRDIAYTVVERRPVVAGTGVTSDQILRFKGRKAQRLGLQLRRVGYRDPETGRHYYFLTNAMDLAASTVAQVYKDRWQIELFFKWIKQNLKIKSFLGTSRNAVLSQIWVALSVYLLMAYLKFLGRAGWSLSQLLRLLQLNLFERRSLAGLLKPPDRPPDLRSAQLALEIGA is encoded by the coding sequence TTGGCTCATCATTCTACCGTGTTTGCCCAGCTCCTCAAGATCTTTCCTCGACATGAATTCCGAGCTGCCGCTCAGAGGCACCATCGCGGTCGCCGATTGCGGGCCATCAGTCGGTGGGATCAGTTCCTGGCCCTCGTGATGGCGCAGCTGACAGGACGGGTCAGCCTCCGAGACCTCGTCGCAAACTTCAACGCTCAGTCCCACAAGCTCTACCACCTCGGAGCACGACCCATCGCTCGGTCCTCGCTGGCTCGCCTCAACCAACATCAACCGGCGCAGCTCTTCGAAGAGATCTTCCGGCGACTCCTGGCGAGGACACAGGCGAAAGCTCCTGGACATCGTTTCCGGTTCAAGGGCAAGCTGATTTCGCTGGATGCTTCGATGGTCGAGCTGACCGCTTCGCTGTTTCCCTGGGCGCGCTATCAAGCCACCAAGGGCGCGATCAAGCTCCACATCGGACTGGATCACGATGGGCACCTGCCGGTTTTCGTGCGCATCACCGAAGGGCGCGAGCACGAACTGCATTGGGCCAAGAGCCTCCAGCTTCCGGCTGGAAGCGTGGTCGTCTTTGATCGAGGATTCTTCGACTTCGACTTCTTCAACCAACTGAGCCAAAAGGACATCCGCTTCGTGACGCGGCTCAAGCGAGACATCGCCTACACCGTCGTGGAGCGTCGCCCAGTCGTTGCCGGAACGGGCGTGACGTCGGATCAAATTCTTCGATTCAAAGGGAGGAAGGCCCAGCGGCTCGGACTGCAACTGCGAAGAGTTGGCTACCGAGATCCAGAGACCGGCCGCCACTACTACTTCCTTACCAACGCGATGGACTTGGCCGCCTCGACGGTCGCTCAGGTTTACAAGGACCGCTGGCAGATCGAGCTCTTCTTCAAGTGGATCAAGCAGAACCTGAAGATCAAGAGCTTCTTGGGTACGTCTCGCAACGCCGTGCTCTCTCAAATCTGGGTCGCCCTTTCGGTCTATTTACTCATGGCGTATTTGAAGTTTCTGGGCCGCGCCGGCTGGTCGCTCTCTCAACTCTTACGCCTGCTGCAGCTCAATCTCTTCGAGCGGCGAAGCCTCGCCGGCCTGCTCAAACCGCCTGACCGGCCGCCGGACCTACGAAGCGCTCAGCTCGCCCTGGAGATTGGGGCGTGA
- a CDS encoding DUF433 domain-containing protein produces MSHNSVIHSHPEILGGTPVFVGTRVPFQNLIDCLAAGQTLEDFLEDFPTVTREQALAALGTMSSGDAD; encoded by the coding sequence ATGAGCCACAATTCCGTCATCCACAGCCACCCCGAAATCTTGGGCGGGACTCCTGTTTTTGTTGGAACGCGCGTCCCCTTCCAAAATCTCATCGACTGCTTGGCGGCCGGTCAGACGCTGGAAGACTTCCTGGAAGACTTCCCCACCGTGACCCGCGAACAGGCTTTGGCTGCGCTAGGAACCATGAGCTCCGGTGATGCTGACTAG